Proteins from a single region of Chitinophagales bacterium:
- a CDS encoding RagB/SusD family nutrient uptake outer membrane protein, with product MKKYIFILLSTATLGFSACQKFLDRKPLDASSASNFLSNQAEMEQGLIGVYASSMWVFPNNTPLLFAIESTTDMAIKRGGNAEDLIAMGDGGPFLVNNAVTTSGWNQAYKLVQRANQQIVGMENGKANVTTATFNRIKAEAQVLRAWGYLHLMTWFGDVPYYKAPPTVTEVLSAKRTPVADIVADLYKDMDDAAAAFDAAGTSPVQTLGRVNKAVALGVKAKLALLIKDYRTAAIATKAVIDGGQYSLNPNFPNLFSLAGQSTNAGREILFCQTYPTDVNEPQNWGPILGVPRQVTNSQSSHFPSQALVDQFEDRNGNRIDASTIYDSANPRVNRDRRLRWSIYLPGDTMVHFASKTAALPYNNLRERTIFNIYSNIRRKFNWNTNNYDNVTGNNDWIGAQAAGIQWQVSATGNIGGVGYVWNKYNDSTQYTFESKVGFILMRYADILLMYAESKIELNEIDGTVTAAINAVRSRAGQPTTSLTSQAELRTLVRRERAVEFAGEGLRLFDLRRWDIYAKANSGPVVGISLDPAVPAARPTFDADNIPNYTSSVNQRIRFRNQIRNNANAKYKLWPIPQSEIDNNPGLGQNTGW from the coding sequence ATGAAAAAGTACATTTTTATACTGCTTTCAACTGCCACTCTGGGTTTCAGCGCCTGTCAGAAATTTCTCGACAGAAAACCGCTGGATGCGTCTTCTGCATCAAACTTTTTGAGTAACCAGGCAGAAATGGAGCAAGGCTTAATTGGCGTGTATGCTTCATCAATGTGGGTGTTCCCTAATAATACGCCGCTCCTATTTGCCATTGAGTCAACAACAGATATGGCCATCAAGCGTGGCGGTAATGCAGAAGACCTCATTGCCATGGGTGATGGTGGTCCGTTTTTGGTGAATAATGCTGTTACGACTTCAGGCTGGAACCAAGCGTATAAGCTGGTACAGCGTGCTAATCAGCAGATTGTTGGTATGGAGAATGGTAAAGCTAATGTAACAACTGCAACCTTCAATCGTATCAAAGCTGAAGCGCAAGTGTTGCGTGCATGGGGTTATCTACATTTAATGACTTGGTTTGGAGATGTGCCTTATTATAAGGCTCCTCCAACAGTTACAGAAGTGTTGAGTGCTAAGCGTACACCTGTTGCCGATATTGTTGCCGATTTGTACAAGGATATGGATGATGCGGCTGCTGCATTTGATGCTGCAGGAACATCTCCTGTGCAAACACTTGGTCGTGTAAATAAAGCTGTTGCTTTGGGTGTAAAAGCGAAGCTTGCTCTGTTGATTAAAGATTACAGAACCGCAGCCATAGCTACGAAAGCTGTAATTGACGGTGGTCAGTATTCGCTTAATCCTAATTTCCCTAACCTGTTTTCACTGGCAGGTCAGAGTACCAATGCTGGTCGTGAGATCTTATTCTGTCAAACCTACCCAACAGATGTGAATGAGCCACAGAACTGGGGGCCTATTTTGGGTGTGCCTCGTCAGGTAACCAACTCTCAGTCTAGCCATTTCCCTTCACAGGCGCTTGTTGATCAGTTTGAAGATAGAAACGGTAACCGTATTGATGCATCTACTATTTATGATTCGGCAAACCCTCGTGTAAATAGGGATCGTCGTCTGAGGTGGAGTATTTACCTACCAGGCGATACAATGGTACATTTTGCTTCCAAGACAGCAGCGTTACCTTACAACAACCTTAGAGAGAGAACCATTTTTAATATTTATTCTAACATTCGTAGAAAGTTTAACTGGAATACCAATAACTACGATAATGTTACAGGTAATAATGATTGGATTGGTGCACAGGCTGCCGGTATTCAGTGGCAGGTGAGTGCAACAGGTAATATTGGTGGTGTTGGTTATGTTTGGAATAAGTACAACGATTCTACACAGTATACTTTTGAATCTAAAGTTGGTTTCATCTTGATGCGATATGCAGATATCTTATTGATGTACGCAGAGTCTAAGATTGAACTGAATGAAATTGATGGAACAGTTACAGCTGCCATTAATGCTGTTCGTTCACGTGCTGGTCAACCAACTACCTCACTCACTTCACAAGCTGAATTGCGCACTTTAGTACGTAGAGAGCGTGCAGTAGAATTTGCCGGTGAAGGTTTGCGTTTATTTGATTTGAGAAGATGGGATATCTATGCTAAGGCGAATAGCGGTCCTGTGGTAGGTATCTCGCTCGATCCGGCAGTGCCAGCAGCTCGCCCAACATTTGATGCGGATAATATTCCTAATTATACGTCAAGTGTGAATCAGCGTATTCGTTTCCGTAACCAGATTAGAAATAATGCCAATGCAAAGTATAAGCTTTGGCCAATTCCTCAATCTGAAATCGACAATAATCCAGGCTTAGGTCAAAATACCGGCTGGTAA
- a CDS encoding DUF5009 domain-containing protein: MKQERYQHLDALRGYAIFTMVLSGTVAHGGVLPGWMYHAQVPPPLHQFNPELPGITWVDLVFPFFIFCMGAAIPIACRKYAETSNHRAVIGTAFRRFLLLALFALTLEHFKFARISSQPTTSTYLFSIIGFLLLMIAFSRWASFSKRIESSINYVGVAAILIALWQLPLNDGAGFLLAKSDIIILVLANMALFGTVLWWFTRNNPLLRIGVLPFVMAIFLASKIEGSWNAWLFQLTPEPLIYKFYFLKYFFILVPGTIAGEWLLQYGDLSRKQVAQSQPRIVILLMLVLIVTNVSLLYTRELVWNLVASVVLIFIVQQFIQKEKASLPLLYRFVQAGAYCLLLGLSFEAYEGGIKKDVSTYSYYFVTSGLAFFAYAVVALMAEWAGTAYIHRFFLWCGKNPMMAYVTGGLLLGPVLKLTGLYDYWAAMNTNAWIGFLKGFLFTMIACSITIPFTKRGIIWKS, encoded by the coding sequence ATGAAACAGGAAAGGTATCAACACTTGGATGCGCTAAGGGGATATGCCATTTTTACAATGGTCTTATCGGGAACAGTAGCACATGGCGGCGTATTGCCAGGATGGATGTATCATGCTCAGGTGCCACCACCCTTGCATCAATTCAATCCTGAACTACCTGGTATCACTTGGGTTGATCTTGTCTTTCCATTTTTCATTTTCTGTATGGGCGCTGCAATACCTATTGCCTGTAGAAAATATGCAGAAACATCCAATCATCGCGCGGTCATCGGTACAGCATTTAGGAGATTTTTGCTATTAGCGCTTTTTGCTTTAACGCTTGAGCATTTCAAGTTTGCACGAATTAGTAGTCAGCCTACAACAAGTACGTATCTGTTTAGTATTATAGGTTTTCTCTTACTTATGATTGCTTTCAGTAGATGGGCATCGTTTAGTAAACGCATTGAATCTAGTATAAACTATGTTGGTGTTGCTGCAATCCTTATCGCGCTTTGGCAATTGCCGCTAAATGATGGAGCAGGCTTTTTGTTGGCTAAGTCAGATATCATCATCTTAGTGCTTGCGAATATGGCTTTGTTCGGTACGGTATTGTGGTGGTTCACAAGAAACAATCCATTGTTACGCATAGGTGTATTGCCTTTCGTAATGGCCATATTTCTTGCTTCTAAGATAGAAGGCAGTTGGAATGCATGGTTATTTCAGTTAACACCAGAACCTTTGATCTATAAGTTCTACTTTCTAAAGTATTTTTTCATTCTGGTGCCGGGTACGATTGCAGGCGAATGGTTGTTGCAGTATGGGGATTTGTCTAGAAAGCAGGTAGCACAATCGCAGCCAAGAATTGTTATTCTGCTTATGTTGGTTTTGATAGTTACAAATGTTTCGCTCTTATATACACGTGAATTGGTGTGGAATTTGGTTGCTAGTGTTGTGTTGATTTTTATAGTTCAACAATTCATTCAGAAAGAGAAAGCATCATTGCCTTTATTGTATCGCTTTGTACAGGCAGGTGCTTATTGTTTGCTATTAGGTCTTTCGTTTGAAGCCTATGAAGGTGGTATCAAAAAAGATGTGTCTACGTATAGTTACTATTTTGTCACAAGTGGATTAGCTTTTTTTGCATATGCGGTCGTGGCATTAATGGCTGAATGGGCAGGCACAGCATATATCCATCGGTTTTTCTTGTGGTGTGGCAAGAACCCCATGATGGCTTATGTGACAGGCGGATTGTTGCTTGGTCCTGTACTCAAGCTCACAGGCTTGTATGATTATTGGGCTGCTATGAACACCAATGCATGGATAGGTTTTCTAAAAGGTTTCTTGTTTACCATGATTGCTTGCAGCATCACAATACCTTTTACTAAGCGGGGAATTATTTGGAAATCGTAG
- a CDS encoding GH92 family glycosyl hydrolase, translating into MKQLSIIAACVLTLASVKHAQSQQLTKYVDPFLGTGGHGHTYPGAVVPFGMVQLSPDNGTEGWDWCSGYHYSSDSIAGFSHTHLNGTGIGDWCDISMQPLIDTSQANERFIKYAFSHQQESAKPGYYQVQFKNGINCELTATERCGFHRYQFPGKTQWIRIDLGFHINWDKTTAASIQVVDDYTISGYRYSTGWAKNQRIYFTARFNQKIRNYRFISAHASKGANAEGTDVKLLVEFAAPDQTITVQTGLSTVSESTAAQALYEIGQNNFEQIVAKADNKWEIELQKIRINTKDIAFATRFYTALYRTCLAPSLYSDADGSYRNQDNRVLQMPNGQTRYTIFSLWDTFRALNPLFTITQPQRVSEFINSMLQFYDDNGLLPVWDISSWEANTMTGYHAIPVISDAILKGFTGFDIHKAYEAMRKSAFQQQRGTPDYIKYGYLPQDKHGWSVTITLEYAYDDWCIAQVAKKLGKQDDYQLFMQRAKSYQQLFDVKTGFMRAKNSKGAFVEPFDPLLSEHGFDGQYIEGTAWQHSFFVPHDIDGFAQLYGGKTKLIAKLDSLFAAPSVLHGDNASIDVTGLIGQYAHGNEPSHHIIYMYSALGRKDKAAKWLCVVADSMYKNGPDGLTGNDDCGQMSAWYIWTVLGMYPMNPSSGEYVIGYPLIDNAVIDLPNGKKLNIQTTGKRNPNAFVRSVKLNGKLITTNQISHRELLQGGRLEFKIQ; encoded by the coding sequence ATGAAGCAGTTATCGATCATTGCCGCTTGTGTACTTACACTTGCAAGTGTTAAACACGCACAATCTCAGCAACTCACCAAATATGTTGATCCGTTTCTAGGCACAGGCGGCCATGGCCATACATATCCTGGCGCTGTTGTACCATTTGGAATGGTGCAGTTAAGTCCAGATAATGGCACAGAAGGCTGGGACTGGTGTAGCGGCTATCATTATAGCAGCGATAGCATCGCAGGCTTTAGTCATACCCACTTAAACGGCACTGGCATTGGCGACTGGTGCGATATCTCTATGCAACCTTTGATCGACACCAGTCAGGCAAATGAACGCTTTATTAAATATGCTTTTTCCCATCAACAAGAATCTGCCAAACCCGGCTATTATCAAGTACAGTTTAAAAATGGCATCAACTGTGAATTAACTGCTACAGAAAGGTGTGGTTTTCATCGTTATCAATTTCCCGGTAAAACGCAGTGGATCAGAATTGATCTTGGTTTTCATATCAACTGGGATAAAACCACTGCAGCATCTATTCAGGTAGTAGATGATTATACCATCAGCGGTTATCGCTATTCTACCGGATGGGCGAAAAACCAGCGTATCTATTTTACTGCTCGGTTTAATCAGAAGATTCGCAACTATAGATTCATTAGCGCACATGCGAGCAAGGGTGCAAATGCTGAGGGCACTGATGTTAAATTGCTTGTGGAATTTGCCGCACCGGATCAAACCATTACTGTACAAACCGGATTAAGTACAGTAAGTGAATCAACAGCAGCACAGGCGCTTTATGAAATTGGTCAAAACAACTTTGAGCAAATTGTAGCGAAAGCTGATAACAAATGGGAAATAGAATTACAGAAGATTCGCATCAACACAAAAGATATCGCATTTGCTACCAGATTTTATACCGCACTGTACAGAACCTGCCTAGCTCCATCTTTATACTCAGATGCCGATGGCAGTTACAGAAATCAAGACAACCGAGTGCTGCAAATGCCTAATGGACAAACTCGATACACAATCTTCTCCTTATGGGATACTTTCCGTGCACTAAACCCACTCTTTACCATTACACAACCACAGCGCGTTTCAGAGTTCATCAACAGCATGCTGCAGTTCTATGATGATAACGGCTTGCTACCTGTATGGGATATTAGTTCATGGGAAGCAAACACCATGACAGGCTATCATGCAATTCCGGTAATCAGCGATGCCATTCTAAAAGGATTTACCGGCTTTGATATTCATAAAGCCTATGAAGCAATGCGCAAAAGTGCTTTTCAACAACAGCGTGGCACACCAGACTATATCAAGTATGGCTATCTACCTCAAGACAAACATGGCTGGAGTGTAACCATCACCTTGGAATATGCTTATGATGATTGGTGCATTGCTCAAGTTGCCAAAAAGTTAGGCAAACAAGATGATTATCAATTATTCATGCAAAGAGCAAAGAGTTACCAGCAACTTTTTGATGTAAAGACAGGCTTTATGCGTGCAAAGAATAGTAAAGGTGCATTCGTAGAACCTTTTGATCCGCTTTTATCGGAACATGGTTTTGATGGACAATACATTGAGGGTACTGCATGGCAACACAGTTTCTTTGTTCCGCATGATATCGATGGATTTGCACAACTCTATGGCGGCAAAACAAAACTGATTGCTAAACTAGATTCTTTATTTGCAGCACCATCTGTTTTACATGGAGACAACGCTTCGATTGATGTAACCGGCTTAATAGGCCAGTATGCGCATGGTAATGAGCCTAGTCACCACATTATCTATATGTACAGCGCACTGGGTAGAAAAGACAAAGCAGCTAAATGGCTATGCGTAGTTGCGGACAGCATGTATAAAAATGGGCCCGACGGCTTAACTGGCAATGATGATTGTGGTCAGATGAGTGCCTGGTATATATGGACAGTGCTGGGTATGTATCCTATGAATCCGTCATCAGGAGAGTATGTGATTGGCTATCCTTTAATCGACAATGCAGTTATTGATTTGCCCAACGGAAAGAAACTCAACATCCAGACTACGGGTAAAAGAAACCCAAATGCTTTTGTCCGTTCGGTGAAGCTGAATGGCAAATTGATCACAACTAATCAAATCAGCCATCGAGAATTATTGCAAGGAGGCAGACTAGAGTTTAAGATTCAATAA
- a CDS encoding family 10 glycosylhydrolase has translation MPASIALRHSLAKLLLFILITTPALFACSKKPDGSGSTPTPSPTPTPVWDPNAMRGVWVTTTASTALDSKENIKTMVTNCKAAGINHLFIVVYNNARTIYPSTVMQNLIGRGQLERYVGRDPLKECVDEAKAQGLKVHAWFEYGFSSSYSANGGAIVAAKPTWAGRDQGGNLLVKNGFDWLNGLHPEVQQFMIDLFKEVITNYGVDGVQGDDRLPAMPSTGGYDAYTVSLYQSENAGASPPPNPAESNWINWRVRKLNQFMKRLRNEVKALKPSIMLTMSPSPFPWGRDEYLQDWPTWVDSGWVDAVIPQCYRYDIAAYNASLLQQKSYHRSTTIPLYPGVLLRSGTYTATDGFLSQMVQSNRNNGFKGEVYFFYEGVKDRASWFQGQYPFIR, from the coding sequence ATGCCTGCCTCAATCGCTTTACGCCATTCACTGGCCAAACTGCTGTTGTTTATTCTAATTACCACTCCGGCACTATTTGCCTGCTCAAAGAAACCCGATGGGAGCGGTTCAACGCCCACACCTTCGCCTACCCCAACACCAGTTTGGGACCCAAATGCCATGCGTGGGGTTTGGGTAACCACAACAGCTAGTACGGCTCTAGATAGCAAAGAGAACATTAAGACGATGGTAACCAACTGTAAAGCTGCGGGTATTAACCATCTCTTTATAGTTGTCTATAACAATGCACGTACCATATACCCAAGTACAGTAATGCAAAACCTGATTGGAAGGGGACAACTCGAAAGATATGTTGGCAGAGATCCTTTGAAAGAATGTGTAGATGAGGCCAAGGCGCAAGGACTAAAAGTGCATGCGTGGTTTGAATATGGATTCTCTTCCTCTTATTCTGCTAATGGAGGGGCAATTGTTGCCGCTAAACCAACTTGGGCTGGCAGAGATCAAGGCGGTAATCTTTTAGTGAAGAATGGATTTGATTGGTTGAACGGATTGCATCCTGAAGTACAGCAATTCATGATTGACCTATTTAAGGAAGTTATCACTAATTACGGCGTAGATGGCGTTCAAGGCGATGATCGACTTCCCGCGATGCCTAGCACAGGCGGGTATGATGCCTATACAGTTAGCCTTTATCAAAGCGAAAATGCAGGTGCATCTCCACCACCTAATCCTGCAGAAAGCAATTGGATCAACTGGCGGGTACGTAAGTTGAATCAATTTATGAAACGTTTACGCAATGAAGTAAAAGCATTGAAGCCGTCAATTATGCTAACGATGTCACCAAGTCCATTCCCTTGGGGCCGTGATGAGTATTTACAAGATTGGCCAACATGGGTAGATAGTGGCTGGGTGGATGCTGTTATTCCACAGTGTTATCGCTATGATATTGCCGCTTACAATGCTTCGCTATTGCAACAAAAGTCTTATCATAGAAGTACGACTATTCCACTTTATCCCGGAGTATTATTACGCTCAGGCACTTACACCGCAACAGATGGATTTCTTTCTCAGATGGTTCAGAGTAATCGCAACAATGGTTTCAAAGGAGAAGTGTATTTCTTCTATGAAGGTGTTAAAGACCGAGCTAGTTGGTTTCAAGGGCAGTACCCATTCATACGCTAA
- a CDS encoding MFS transporter: MPIDKPTTARNPFYWIPTTWFAMGLPFVALSAASSIMYKNLGVSDGQIAFWTSLIMMPWTIKPLWGPFLEMFKTRKFFVYITQMLTGILFFLVGLSLQLDHFFSASIAILALIAFSGATHDTAADGVYLNELTAKQQARYVGWQGAFYNIAKVMSGGVLVYFAGELEKQMGIASAWLIVMMCYGGIMLVLGVYNMRMLPQSAQRSEVHGFAEGVATLKDVIITFFQKKYIWAGLTFIVFYRFAEGQAIKITPLFFKAAREDGGLGLSTSEIGLLYGVFGAIAFVLGSIAAGYFVSNKGLTRRTLLMLCTIFNVPFAAYAYLAITVPENLNIIAAAVAIEYFGYGFGFVGLILFIMQQIAPGKYKMAHYAFGSGLMNLGFMLPSMVSGYVSDYLGYKEFFIWVLVSTIPAFLITWLVPLKPVDNTAEA; the protein is encoded by the coding sequence ATGCCAATAGATAAGCCAACTACTGCCAGAAATCCATTTTATTGGATCCCAACAACTTGGTTTGCCATGGGCCTTCCATTTGTAGCCTTATCCGCTGCAAGTTCCATCATGTACAAGAATCTGGGTGTCTCCGATGGGCAAATAGCGTTTTGGACATCCCTGATCATGATGCCTTGGACCATTAAACCCTTATGGGGACCTTTCTTAGAAATGTTCAAGACTAGAAAGTTCTTTGTCTATATCACGCAAATGCTTACCGGTATTTTGTTTTTTCTGGTAGGACTATCACTCCAGTTGGATCATTTTTTCTCAGCATCCATTGCTATACTGGCTTTGATTGCTTTTAGCGGTGCTACGCACGATACAGCTGCAGATGGTGTTTACTTGAATGAACTTACAGCCAAGCAACAAGCCCGATATGTAGGCTGGCAGGGTGCATTTTATAATATCGCGAAAGTGATGAGTGGAGGTGTCCTAGTGTATTTTGCCGGTGAGCTGGAAAAGCAAATGGGTATTGCATCAGCATGGTTGATTGTAATGATGTGTTATGGTGGAATCATGTTGGTGTTAGGCGTATACAATATGCGTATGCTTCCTCAATCGGCACAGCGTAGTGAAGTGCATGGTTTTGCAGAAGGCGTGGCAACTTTAAAAGATGTGATCATTACGTTCTTTCAAAAAAAATATATCTGGGCTGGCTTGACTTTCATTGTGTTTTATCGTTTTGCAGAAGGACAAGCCATTAAGATTACGCCATTGTTTTTTAAAGCTGCGAGAGAAGATGGTGGATTGGGGTTAAGCACTTCAGAAATAGGTCTGCTCTATGGTGTGTTTGGTGCTATTGCTTTTGTGTTAGGCTCCATTGCTGCTGGTTATTTTGTGTCCAATAAGGGGCTTACGCGAAGAACCTTGCTCATGCTTTGTACCATCTTTAATGTGCCTTTTGCAGCTTATGCTTATCTCGCGATTACTGTTCCAGAAAACCTTAACATTATTGCCGCTGCAGTTGCAATAGAATATTTTGGTTATGGTTTTGGTTTTGTTGGACTCATCTTATTCATTATGCAGCAAATTGCTCCGGGCAAATACAAAATGGCGCACTACGCTTTTGGTAGTGGCTTAATGAATCTGGGTTTTATGCTGCCGTCTATGGTAAGTGGTTATGTGAGCGATTATCTGGGGTATAAGGAGTTTTTCATTTGGGTGCTGGTGTCAACCATCCCCGCATTTTTGATTACATGGCTGGTGCCTTTGAAGCCAGTTGACAATACTGCTGAAGCATGA
- a CDS encoding sialate O-acetylesterase — MRKLFGIVIVLLLAYASMHAQQIDTSYRSTYYGQKVSLFRLLPDTKGEIIFLGNSITDIGEWAEIWQNPKVKNRGISGDNTFGVLARLDEVVSSKPEIVFLMIGINDIARNTPDSLIVGNIIKIVETIKAASPKTKLIMQSILPTNDAFTEFKRHQNKDGHIRTVNSALRDYCQQRQLVFVDLYPLFLNGSGKLDERYTNDGLHINGAGYMLWRDALRKLKLL, encoded by the coding sequence ATGAGAAAGTTATTTGGTATAGTCATCGTTTTATTATTGGCATATGCTTCCATGCATGCACAACAAATAGATACTAGTTATCGGTCTACTTACTATGGACAAAAAGTTTCTTTGTTCAGGTTATTACCTGATACCAAAGGAGAGATAATTTTTTTAGGAAATAGCATAACAGATATTGGTGAGTGGGCAGAGATATGGCAGAATCCAAAAGTGAAGAACAGAGGCATTAGTGGCGACAATACTTTTGGTGTACTAGCGCGATTGGATGAAGTGGTTTCGTCTAAGCCTGAAATAGTATTCCTCATGATTGGTATTAACGATATCGCTAGAAATACGCCGGATAGCCTCATTGTTGGAAATATCATTAAGATAGTTGAAACGATTAAAGCTGCATCGCCTAAGACAAAGCTGATAATGCAAAGTATCTTACCAACTAATGATGCGTTTACAGAATTTAAAAGACATCAAAATAAGGATGGGCATATCCGAACAGTCAATTCAGCCTTGCGTGACTATTGTCAGCAACGCCAATTGGTCTTTGTAGATTTATATCCGCTGTTCTTGAATGGCTCTGGCAAGTTGGATGAGCGTTATACCAACGATGGGTTACATATTAATGGTGCGGGCTATATGCTTTGGCGCGATGCCCTGCGCAAACTGAAACTATTGTAG
- a CDS encoding DUF4434 domain-containing protein yields MLITGTFIDEISHDIPHQNWGETEWAKDFQHMRAMGIDTVIIIRCGYRRFITYPSDYLMQQHGCYRPPVDLVDLFLRLAEENEMKLYVGLYDSGVYWDTGNMLHEWALNKFVIEELWQRYGHRKAFQGWYLSTEISRKTKGAIETFSNMGTMCKQISNQLPVLISPWIDGKKAVMAASGTLTKADAVSLREHEQEWNEIFAGIHQSIDAVAFQDGHIDFYELEDFFRVNKQLADKYQLQCWTNAESFDRDMPIKFLPIKFEKLKLKLEAAGRAGYDKAITFEFSHFMSPQSAYIQAHHLYNRYNEYKQSWK; encoded by the coding sequence ATGCTAATTACAGGCACTTTTATTGACGAGATTAGTCATGATATTCCACACCAGAACTGGGGTGAAACAGAATGGGCGAAAGACTTTCAGCACATGAGAGCTATGGGTATTGATACAGTGATTATCATTCGCTGTGGCTATCGACGATTCATCACATATCCCTCAGATTACCTCATGCAGCAACATGGCTGTTATCGTCCGCCGGTTGATTTAGTTGATTTGTTTTTGCGCTTAGCAGAAGAAAATGAGATGAAACTCTATGTGGGCTTGTATGATAGTGGGGTGTATTGGGATACAGGTAATATGCTGCATGAATGGGCATTGAACAAGTTTGTAATTGAAGAATTATGGCAGCGTTATGGGCATCGAAAAGCATTTCAGGGTTGGTATCTGAGCACAGAGATTAGCAGAAAAACCAAAGGAGCGATAGAGACTTTTAGCAATATGGGTACAATGTGTAAACAAATTAGTAACCAGTTGCCTGTTTTAATCTCTCCATGGATTGATGGTAAGAAAGCTGTGATGGCGGCATCCGGTACTTTAACCAAAGCCGATGCGGTGTCTTTGCGAGAGCATGAGCAAGAGTGGAATGAAATTTTTGCAGGTATTCATCAGTCGATAGATGCTGTTGCCTTTCAAGATGGTCATATCGATTTTTATGAATTGGAAGATTTCTTCCGTGTCAACAAACAACTTGCAGACAAGTATCAACTGCAATGCTGGACAAATGCTGAAAGCTTTGATAGGGACATGCCCATTAAATTCCTGCCTATCAAATTTGAAAAGTTAAAACTGAAGCTGGAAGCTGCGGGACGAGCTGGTTATGATAAAGCCATCACATTTGAGTTCTCACATTTTATGAGTCCGCAATCTGCGTATATACAAGCACATCATTTGTATAATCGATACAACGAATACAAGCAATCATGGAAGTAA
- a CDS encoding family 10 glycosylhydrolase: MKKISLLFLSTICFLFAQAQQTVVRGTWITNVASDAMVSSEKVRETVGHCKRNGLTDIFVVVWNRGFTMYPSKVVKQYIGVAQDPVYNGFDPLKAFVEEGHAAGLRVHAWFEFGFSYAYQDSSDRSWLKRYPHWVGRDAQGKLLKKNGFYWWNALHPEVQQFMRLLVTEVVKHYAVDGIQGDDRLPAMPAEGGYDAYTKSLYAKANNGQAPPSNPREPKWLQWKADQLSAFGKSLYQAVKKARKDCLVTWAPSIYPWSKEQYLQDWPKWMREGYADWIIPQVYRYKLDAYEQTLKAIDGQVSKEEKRRLFPGILTSLGDGYRVDTTMLNGMFRINRQYGYQGEVLFYYESIKETTSPLYK; this comes from the coding sequence ATGAAGAAGATTAGTTTGCTCTTCTTGAGTACAATATGCTTTTTGTTCGCACAAGCACAACAAACAGTAGTTAGGGGTACCTGGATCACTAATGTGGCCAGTGATGCGATGGTTTCTTCTGAAAAAGTACGAGAGACAGTTGGACATTGCAAGCGCAATGGGCTAACTGACATATTTGTGGTGGTATGGAATAGAGGCTTCACAATGTATCCTAGTAAAGTGGTGAAGCAATATATCGGTGTTGCACAGGATCCAGTCTATAATGGATTCGATCCATTAAAAGCATTCGTAGAAGAAGGGCACGCAGCTGGTTTGCGTGTGCATGCATGGTTCGAGTTTGGGTTTTCATATGCCTATCAGGATAGCAGTGATAGAAGTTGGTTGAAGCGCTATCCACATTGGGTAGGAAGAGATGCGCAAGGAAAGCTGTTGAAAAAGAATGGTTTTTATTGGTGGAATGCTTTACATCCGGAAGTGCAGCAGTTTATGCGATTGCTTGTAACGGAAGTAGTGAAACATTATGCAGTAGATGGTATTCAAGGTGATGATCGTTTGCCAGCTATGCCTGCTGAAGGTGGGTATGATGCATATACAAAATCACTGTACGCAAAAGCAAACAATGGTCAAGCACCACCTAGTAATCCGCGTGAGCCCAAGTGGTTGCAGTGGAAAGCTGATCAGTTAAGTGCATTTGGTAAATCGTTGTATCAAGCTGTGAAAAAGGCCAGAAAAGATTGTCTGGTTACTTGGGCACCTAGTATCTATCCTTGGAGCAAAGAGCAGTATCTGCAAGACTGGCCTAAGTGGATGCGTGAAGGGTATGCTGACTGGATCATTCCGCAAGTGTATCGTTACAAACTTGATGCGTATGAACAGACACTGAAAGCAATTGATGGTCAGGTTAGCAAAGAAGAAAAGCGTCGACTCTTTCCGGGTATTCTTACCTCTCTTGGTGATGGCTATCGTGTGGATACTACTATGTTGAATGGTATGTTCCGCATTAACAGGCAATACGGTTATCAGGGAGAAGTACTGTTCTATTATGAAAGCATTAAAGAGACTACATCACCATTATATAAGTAA